In Gemmatimonadota bacterium, the genomic window CGTAGGCCACCGGCGCACCGAAGCGCACCTGCGGCTGGCCGAAGACCGCTGTGCTGGCAGCCAGACGGAAGTCGCACATGGCCGCCAGGTCGCAGCCGCCGCCGAGCGCCGGTCCGTTCGCGGCGGCGATCAGGGGCTTCGCGAAGGTATAGACCCGGCGGTGGTACTCGGTCGCGTCCGCAAAGACCTCGGCCATCTCATCGCCGCCCAGAAGCTCCGTCCGATCGAAGCCCGCACAGAAGGCCGGTCCCGCACCGGTCAGCACCACGACCCGGATCGCGTCGTTCTTCCCCAGCTCGTCGAGCCTGCGCACGATCTCGTCGCGCAGTGCGCGCGAGAGAGCATTGCGCTTCTGGGGCCGGTTGAGGGTCAGCAGGGCGGACCCCGCCGTCTCCTCGAGAAGGGTCAGTGATTCCGACATGGATGCTCCTCCGGCTCAAGCCGCTAGGCTTCCGAGGACCTCTGCCTCACGACGGAGCACGGTCCGCCCCGTTCTCGGGCAGCATCGTCCCCAGAATCCAGTCCCAGAGCGGGAAGGAGACGTTGAAGTTGCCCTTCTCCATTCGAGCCAGCTCGTGGTGACGTGTGTGCTGCGTTCGAAGCCATCCGACCAGGGCCCGCCGGCCCAGCCAGGAATCCCGCCGCAGGTGATGCGCGTAGTGGAACCACTCATAGACGAAGTAGTAGGCCAGCACGCTGAGGAAGAAGAGCCACGCGATGTTCGCGGAGACGAGGGTGCCGAGCAACAGCGGAATCGGGAGGTTCACCACCAGAAGCATCGGGAGCGCGAGCGGTGGGAAGAGGACGTAGAAGAGCTCGCGCGGCTCTCGGAACGCCATGTCGTCATCAGGGTAGAAGACATGGTGCTGGAGCGTGTGGCGTTCGTAGAGGATCCGCAGCCCGCGGGTCGGGTGATGCATGGGGCCCCGATGGATCCACCATTCGAAGCCGTTCGCGAACACGAAAAAGCCAGGGACGAAGAGCCACTCCCACCAGACCGGGCTCTCCAGCAGCGCGAGGCAGAAGCCGATTCCAAGGAGCGTCGTCACGTTGATGAAGGCCCAATGGGCGCGCCCTGAGTAGCGATCCGGGACCTTCGCCATCATCTCCTGGCGCTTCGCCTCCCGGCGCCCGGCCTCGGACGAGTGGGGATTCGTCGATTCGGTGGCACTCATGCTTCCTCGTCGAACCGCACGCGCGGACGCACCGCACGGCCGCTGGCCAGCGCCTCGAGGGCGTCATTCACCTTTTCGAGCGGGTAGTCCGGCCCCGCCATCGGCTCGATCCGAATCTGCTCCCGGACGAGGAGCTCGAAGATCCGCTGGAAGTCGCGGGGGGGGTCGACGGAGCCGTAGATCGTGCCGGAGAGCGACTTGTCGAGCAGCAGCGAGACCACGGGGACGCGGATCTCTTCTGCGAAGCCCGTCAGACCCGCCACGATCGCCCGACCTCCGGGCGCCAGGGCGTCGAAGGCCTGGCGTGCGACGGTACCGCTCCCCACCGCCTCGACGGCGAGGTCGACCCCACCCTCGATGATGGACTGAATGGCCGCCACCGGGTCCCCGTCTTCGGGCGAGACGAGATCCGTGGCACCCAGACGGCCAGCGAGGGCCAGGCGTGAGCGGATGGGGTCCACGGCCACGATGCGTGCGGCACCCGCCACCCGGGCCCCTTGGACCGCGGAGAGGCCGACGCCGCCGCAACCGAACACGGCCACCGACTCGCCCCATCGTGCGCCCCCGGTATTGGCCGCTGCGCCGAAGCCCGTGGCAACGCCACAGCCAACGAGGCAAGCGTCCTCGAGCGGGACCCGGTCGGGAACCGAGACGACGGAACCGGCCGGGACGACGACCCGTTCCGCCAGACCCGACACGTTCATGTAGCGGCCGAGCTGCACCCCGCCCAGGGAGAGTGAGCCGTCCTGGGCATTGGTGGTGATGCCGGCGCAGACGTGAGGGCGACCCGCGCGACAGGCGCGGCAGCGGCCGCAGCGGGGCGTCCACGCGATGACCACGCCCTGCCCCACGGCCGGCTCGACAACACCCAGCCCGACGGCCTCGATCCGCCCCGCCGCCTCGTGACCCAGCACGGCCGGGAAGCCGATGCCCTCCCCGGTGCGCCACACGTGCAGGTCGCTGGCACAGATCCCGCACGCGGCGATGCGCACGCGCACCTCGCCGGGACCGGGGTCGCGCACCATGACCTCTTCGATGCGAAGGGGCTCGCCGCGCGCATGAGCGACCGCGGCCCGGGCCCGCACTCCCCCGCTCATGACGACGCTCCGGGGAGGAGCGCGAGGCGCACCGGGTCGTTCCGGCGGCTCGCCAGGTCGTCGAGCGCCTCGGCGGCGCGATCGAGCGGGTAGCGCGCCGTGATGGACCCCGACAGGTCGAGCCTTCCCGTGGCCGTGAGCTCCACGACCCGCTCGAGCTCGGCACGGGTGTAACCCATCGAGCCCAGCACACCGATCTCCTTGCCCACGAAGGAGACCAGCGCTCCCAGCTCGGGAGACTCCATTCCGACGCCGCCCACGATCACACGCCCACCGCGCGCCACCGAGGCCAGCGCGAGCTCGACCGAGGCCTTCCTGCCGGCGTACTCGATCACCAGATCGGGCCCCCCGCCGCCCGCTGCCTGGCGGATGGCCTTGCGCGGGTTCGCGGCGTTCACGTCCACCGTGACGTCGGCGCCCGCCTGCTCGGCCCTCCGGAGCGCCCCGGGGCTGGCGTCGGCCGCCACGATCGTCTTGGCGCCGAGCAGCCGGGCCAGCAGGATGGCGTGATGGCCGACGCCACCGCAGCCGACGACGGCGATCCGCTCTCCGCCGGTGATGCCGGCGCGCGCCGCGACGGCATGGTAGGCCGTCGCCACCGCGTCCGCGAGGATGGCCCCGTGTTCGAAGGGGATCTCGGCCGGAAGCGGGAGCGCGCACGAGGCCGGAACCGCGATCCTCTCCGCGAAGGTGCCGTCCCGGGCCATGCCGAAGATCCGTGCACCCGGGCAGAGGCCCAGGTGTCCGGCTTCGCAGGCCGGGCAGGCACCGCAGGTCTCGCTCGGGAGGAGCAGCACGCGGTCGCCCTCTCGGAGGTCGGACACTCCCTCCCCCACCGCTTCCACGATGCCCGCGCCTTCGTGCCCCATGATCACCGGCAACGTCGGCACCGGGAGACGGCCGTACGCGGCATGAAGGTCGGTGCCGCACACGCCCGCGGCCTGGACGGCGACGCGGATCTGCCCCGTGCCCACCTCGGGCTCGGGCGTGTCCTCGACCCGGACCTCGGGTCCCTCGTAGAGACGTACTGCCTTCATCGACTTCCCCTACTCGGCGCCGTGGACGCCTCGCTCCTGATCCTTCCACCACGGCTCGCGCAAGGCGCGACGCAGGATCTTGCCGACGCCGGTCTTCGGGAGCTCCTCGCGCACGTCAATGGCCTTCGGCACCTTGAAGCGCGCCAGGTGCTCCTTGCAGAAGGCGACCAGGTCCTCGGGATCCACCGTGTGACCGGGACGCAGCGTCACGGCGGCTCTGACGGCCTCGCCCCACTTCGCGTCGGGAATCGCGAAGACGGCGCACTCGGCCACGGCGGGGTGCTCCGCCAGTGCCCCCTCGATCTCGGCGGGGTAGACGTTGAACCCGCCCGTGATGATCTTGTCCTCCTTGCGGTCGGCGAGAAACACGTAGCCCTGCGCATCCATGCGACCGAGGTCACCCGTGCGGAGCCAGCCGTCGCTCAGCCGCTCGCGGTCGAGCTCAGGACGCTTCCAGAACCCCGGCGTCGTCCAGGGCGCGCACACGCAGATCTCGCCGACCTCCCCCGGCGGCAGCTCGTTTCCGTCCTCCGCGCAGATGCGGACCTGCGCGAAGGCGGTGCACTCGCGGCCCACGGAGGTGAGCCGCTCCCCCCCGGCTTCGAGCGCAGCCACGTGCTCGGCGGGATCCATGAAGGTATTGAGCCCGTAGGCCTCGGTCTGGCCGAAGCCCGTGTAGAGGACAGGACCGAGGCGCTCGAGGGAACGGCGCACGAGCGCGGGAGCAGCGGGCGCGGCCGCATAGACGACCGCGCGCAGGCTGGAGAGGTCTGCAACCGCGGCGTCCGGATGGTCGAGCAGCATGCGCAGCAGCGTTGGGATCAAGAGGATCATCGTGACCCGGTGCTCTGCGACGGCACCGAGCATGGACTTCGGATCCGGCCCCGGGAGGATCACGAGGGTCGCCCCGGCCACCCAGCAGGTGTCCATCGCCCGCCCGCCGAAGTGGCTGAGCGCCAGCTGACCCAGCAGTCGATCGTCCGGGCCGACGCCGAAGGCGCTGGCCCACGCGCCCATCGCGGCTGCCACGCTGGCGTAGCTGTGCGTGACGCCCTTCGGATGCCCGGTGGTGCCCGAGGTGTAGAGGATCTGGGCGAGCGAGCCGGGCGGGCGGTCGAGGCGGTCGATCGCGAGGGGCTCCGCAGGCTCGGCCTCCGCGAGCGAGGCCAGATCGCTGGCCCCCTCGCCGGCGGCCAGCGCGAGAACGCTCGCAGACTCCCCCGCCGCCTCTCTCGCGCGCGGGATCGCGTCGGCGCCGAGGGCGACGACGAAACGGGCCTCCGCGTCGCGAACCATGAAGGCGTGCTCCCCCCCGGTGAGGGCACCGAGCAGCGGCGCCAGCGCGCCTCCGGCGCGCGCGATGGCGATCACCGTCTCGACGTACTCGATCCGGTTCTCCTGGACGACCGCAACGCGCTCGCCCGGTGCGAGGCCCAGGCCGATCAGAGCGCGCGCCAGCCGCGTTGCACGCTCGTCGAGCTCGCGATAGGTGCGCCGTCGCTCGCCGTCCACCAGGGCGACTCGCTCGGGCCAGCGCCGCGCAGCGCGCGCTGGGTAGTGCGCGTAGGGATGGATCACTTTCGACCTCGGCGGCGATCCGCCGGCAGATGTCGCTCCGCAGGTCCCGCGTAGTGCGCTCCCAACGCGTCGGGGATGATCCGGAGCGGCACGCCCTCGCGGATCTCCTCCACGATGTGGGCCAGCAGCGCCATGCCGTAGCCGAGCGCCCCGATCCCGCCGATCGCCAGGGGGTCGAAGCCGAGGTCGGCCAGCAATGCGCCGAGTGCGCCCGCGAGGTTGATCGGGATGTGGCGTCGCTTGCGCCGCTCGAGCTCGCCCTCGATCGCATCGAGCAGCCGCCCGTGCTCTCGCCAGCCATCGCGCAGGGCCGCGAGGCGGCGCAGCGTCACCGCGCGTGGCTCCGCCTCCTTGTGCATCGGATGGCCCAGGCCTGGGACGGCCCCGCGTCGCTCGAGCCACGTATCGAGGGCACGAGACGCCGCTTCCTCGTCGGACAGCCCCCAGCCGACCGCCTCGATCAGCATCTCCGCAGGCTCCTGGGGCGAACCCGTCACGGACCCGCTCGCGAGGATGCCGCTCGCGAGCGCGGGCACCGGGGAGTCGGGGAAGGCGGAGGCGGTGTAGCGGGCGGCGCAGGCGGCCGAGTTGATGAGCTGCTGATCCATCCCGCTGCGGAGCGCCAGGTCGAAGAGCGAGGCCTCCCGCTCGTCGGGAAGCTCTCCGCGCAGCAGCAGAAACGCGGCCTCGCTGTAGCTGAGGTGCTCGATCAGCTCCTCGATCGGGTAGCCGCGCACCGAGATCTTCCCGCTCTCGGCGCGGCTGATGCGGGTGGTCCAGTAGTCGCTCCAGTCTCCCGAGGCGACGTACTGGCCGACGTGGCGACGCGGGGGGCCGGGCATCGGGCTATCTCCCCTTGAACTCGGGCTTGCGCTTCTCGAGGAAGGCGCGCGGGCCCTCCTGCGCGTCTTCGCTCTGGCGCACGGGCTCGGCGAGCAGCTGCTCGAGGCGCAGGCCCTCCTCGAGAGGGACGTCGAGGCCGCGCCACACGGCGGCCTTCGCCGCCCGCACTGCGAGCGGTCCGTTCTGCGCGACGGCGCTCGCCACGGAAAGGGCCTCCCGGCGGAGCTCGCCCAGAGGCACCACGCGAGTGACGAGACCCATGCGCTCCGCCTCGCGGGCGTCGATGCGGCGACCGGTCAGGATCAGGTCGAGGGCGCGCTCGGGACCGATCAAGCGGGGAAGGCGCTGGGTTCCGCCCGCGCCCGGGATGATGCCACGCGTCACCTCCGGGAGGCCGAACGTCGCGTTCTCGGAGGCGAGACGGAGGTCGCAGGCGAGCGCGATCTCCAGCCCGCCCGCCAGGCAGTGCCCGTTCACGGCCGCGATGATCGGTTTGTCGATGGCGAGGTTCTTCGTGATGCCGCCGAGGCCGGGCACCTGCTCCGAACGCCGCAGGCGCTGCGCCGAGGTGAGCTTCTTGTAGAAGTCTCCGACGGCGCGGAGATCGGCGCCGGCGCAGAAGGCGCGCTCGCCTGCGCCGGTCAGAATCGCGACGCGCAGAGCGTCGTCGTCGCGGAACCGTGCCCAGGCATCGACGAGCGCGTCGCTGGTCTCGAGGTCGAGGGCGTTGTGCACCTTCGGGCGATCGATCGTCAGGAGCGCCACGGCCCCCTCGCACTCGAAGCGGATATTCACGGATTCCCCCCCTCAACGGGCACGGGCGTGAAGCGGGGCAGGTTGAAGTCGCCTGCCTCTTCGAAGCGGAGCTGGACCGGCATGTCGACGGCGACCTCCTCCGGCGCGCAGCCGACGATGTTCGAGATCAGTCGCGGTCCCTCGTCGAGCTCGATGAGGGCGACCACGTAGGGAGCCGGCATTCCCGGGTGGTAGGTCCGCCGATAGACGACGAAGCTGAAGATGCACCCGCGCCCGGAGACCTCGTGCGACGCGAGGCGGGGGGACCAGCAACGTGGGCAGCACGGTCCGGCGGGCAGGAAGCGATGCCCGCAGTCCGCACAGGCCGGGACCTCGAGCCTTCCCCTCCGGCAGGCCTCCCAGAAAGGCGCCGTCAGAGCGTCGGGTGAAGGCAGCGGCGGCTGCGGATCGCGCATCGTTTCAGCTCCCGAGCACGAGGGTCGCGTGGGTGTTCATGGCGAGGCCGTGTCCCGAGACGAGCGCGACCTCGGCGTCCGGGATCTGACGCTCGCCGGCCTCCCCGCGCAGCTGGCGCACGGCCTCGATCACGTGGAGCATCCCGCTGCCGTAGCCCTCGGCGAGAAGTCCACCACTCGGGTTGACCGGCAAGCTGCCGCCGGGACCGATGCGCCCGCCCTCGACGAAGGGTCCGGACTCGCCCTTCTTGCAGAAGCCGTAGTCCTCGAGCTGGAGCAGCACGACGATCGTGAAGCAGTCGTATAGCAACGCCACGTCCACGTCGGCCGCCGTCACGCCTGCCCGGGCAAAGGCCTTCGGGCCGCAGCGGGCCGCGGGCAGCACCTCGAAATGCCCCGGCGAAGAGTAGGTGGACAGGCTGTGGGCCTGCGCGTGGCCAAGGATCCGGACGGCGGGATGGCGGAGGTCGCCGGCACGCTCCTCGCTGGTAACGACCACGGCGGCAGCTCCGTCGGAGACCAGACAGCAGTCGAGCTTGCGCAACGGCTCGACCAGCGGTTCGGAGGCCAGGTAGTCCTTCATCGTGATCGGCCGGCGCTTCTGGGCGTGCGGCGTGCGGGCCGCGTGGGCCCTCGCCGCGACGGCAACCTCCCCCAGTTGTTCGGACCGCGTCCCGTAGAGGTGCATGTGACGCCGCGCTGCCAGTGCGTGCAGGCCCACGGCACCGAAGAGGCCGAAGGCCGCCTCATCGCCCCGCCCGTACTGGAAGGCGCCCGCGCTCGAGAGCGGGCTGTCGCCGTAGATGCAGAGACACACCTCGCAGAGCCCCGCCTCGACCGCGAGGGCAGCGCGCTCCACGATGGTCACGCTTCCGGCGCCTCCGAGGATCTCCGATCCCGTGTAGTCGGGATCGAGGCCGAGTTGGGCGCCGAGCCGCAGGAAGTGCGGAGTGATCCCGTCGAGGATCCCCTGGCTTGGCCCCGGATCGGTGAGCAGCCCGTCCACGTCCGAAGGCTGCAGCCCGGCGTCCGCCACGGCGGCCGCAGCAGCCTCCGCCTCCAGATGCCACGCGGTACGCCCCTCGAGCTTCCCGAACTCCGTGTGGCCCATGCCCGCAATGACGGCCCGGCGGGTCACGCGGGCCCTGCCGGCATGCGGCGCTTGGCGATGATCTCGCGCATGACCTCGCTGGTCCCCGCGCCGATCCCCCAGTTCTGCACGCCGCGCGAACAGCGCGCCACGTAGTTCTCCTCCATGAAGCCGTAGCCGCCGAAAGCATGCGCGCAGTCGAGGATGAGCCCGCGGATCAGGTCCGCTCCGTAGAGCTTCGACATGCTGACCGTCAGCTCGCCCTCCGGGTCGCCCGTGGCCAGCTGCTCCGCCGCGCGGTAGGTCAACGCGCGGGAGGCCTCGAGCCGGGTCATCCAGTCGGCCATGCGGTGGCGCCAGGCCTGCATGGAGGCGATGGGTCGCCCGAAGGCCTTGCGCTCGGCCAGGTAGGCGAGGGTCTCGCGGAGCACGTCGTCGCAGAGCGCGTTCATCATCACCGAGAGCACGAGGCGCTCGCCCTGGAACGCGCCCATGATGTAGCGGAAGCCGCGACCCTCCTCGCCGATGAGGTTGCGGCGTGGGATGCGCACGTCGTCGAAGAAGAGCTCGGCGGTGTCGGTCGAATGGAGATCCACTTTCTGGAGGCGGCGGCCCACCTGGAAGCCCTTCGCGTCCGTGGGGCAGACGACGAGGCTCACGCCGTCCGGTCCCGGTCCACCGGTGCGGACGGCCAGCGTCACGAAGTCCGCCCGTGCCCCGTTCGAGATGAAGATCTTCGAGCCGTTGATCACGAAGTCGTCGCCGTCGACCTTCGCCGTCGTCTGGAGCGACGCCACGTCAGAGCCGCCGCTGGGCTCCGAGACGCCGAGTGCCGCGATGCGCTCGCCCGTGATCGCTGGCACGAGCCATTCCTTCCGAAGCGCGTCGGTTCCGTGGTCGTGGATCACGGCCGTGGCCATCTCGCACTGCACCAGGAGCCCCACCACACAGCCGATGTCGCGGCCGCGCACGAGCTCCTCGACGAGGATCACCGTGTACCAGTAGTCGAGTCCGCTGCCGCCCCACTTCGGGTCGAAGCGGACGCCCAGGAGGCCCACCTCACCCGCCTTGCGGAAGAGCTCGTCCGGGAACCAGCCCTCGGCTTGCCACTTCTCCGCGAAGGGACGGATCTCCTCCTCTGCGAAGCGACGCACGCTCTGGCGGAAGGCATGGTGCTCCTCGGTCCAGCGGGGAAAGGCCATCGCGGCTTCCTACTTGCAGTCGAGGCCGGTCAGGTCCTGCGCGATGATCGTGCGCTGGATCTGGCCTGTGCCCTCGAAGATGTCCATGATCTTGGCGTCGCGGAACCACTTCTCGACGGGGTAGTCGCGGCAGAAGCCGTAGCCACCGAGGATCTGGATTGCCTTCGTCGTCGTGTCCATCGCGACGGCGGCAGCCTTCGCCTTCGACATGGCCGCGATCGCGGCGTTCGAGATCCCATGGTCCGCCATCCAGACCGCCTTCCACACCAGGCCGCGCGCGGCCTCGATCTCCATGGCCATGTCGGCCAGCTGGAAGGCGACCCCCTGCTTCTTGGCGATGGGCTCTCCGAACTGGACGCGCTCCCTCGCGTGCTGGGTGGCGACCTCGAGCGCCGCTCGCGCCACCCCGAGAGACAGAGCCCCCACCATGGGACGCGTGGCGTCGAGCACCCCCTTGGCTCCGCCGCGGCCCGACCTGCGAGGCTCGAGCATCTGGGCAGCGGGCACCCGACAGTCCTCGAGGCTCAGGCCCGCCGTGTCCGAGGCCCGGATTCCGAGCTTGCGCTCCTTCTTCCCCGGGATCAGCCCCGGCGTGCCGCGCGGGACGACAAATGCCCGCAGGCCGGCTCGGCCTGCGGACGGATCGATCGAGGCCCAGACGACGTAGACGCTCGCGATGCTGCCGTTGGTCGCAAACTGCTTGCGGCCACCCAGGACGTAGTGATCGCCGTCCTTCACCGCGGTCGTAGCGACGCGCGAGAGGTCCGATCCGGCGTCCGGCTCCGTCAACGCCAGGCTCGCCACCTTGAGATGGCCTTCCTCGTCGCGCCCCTCGAGGCACTCGCCGAAGACCGCGCGTTGCTCCGGGCTCCCCATCATCTGGACAGGGGCCGCTGCGAAGGCGGTCCCCTGGATCGCGATGGTGATCCCTGCACAGCCCCAGCCCAGCTCTTCGGCCGCGACTGCGGACAGGAGGTTGCGCTCGGCGGCCATCGGGTTCTCCGCGCGGTCGTTTTCGGACTCCTCCGCGGGGCGGGCGTAGTCGAGGAGGATCCCGATCTCCCTGGCCTTCTCCAGGACCTTCCAGGGGAAGGACTCCTCCTCGTCGTGCTCGGGGGCAACCGGCCGGATCTCGTTCTCCGCGAACTTGTGCATGAGCTCGCGGACCGCCTGGATCGTGTCGGAAAGGGCGAAGCTGACCAAGAGACTCTCCTCAGCGCCGCTTGGAACGAGGCTTCCCGATTCCGCGCGCGAAGACCTCGTCCATGAGCGCCACGATCTCGTCGAAGGGGTAGTCGCCGATTCCGGCCGTCTCGCGCTCGACCAGGAAGCGCCCCAGGTGGAACATCAGGTAGGCAACCCGTTCGGTGTCGAGCGACCGCAGGGACCCCTCTTCCACTCCCTCCTCGAGCACCTGGCGCAGCAGAGCCACGATGCGCCGCTCCTGATCGCGGGTGAAGGCGTGCGCGACCGGCTCGAGGCTCATCTCGGCGTCGCCGGCCAGCGCGAGGCGCATGACGTGGTTTCGCGCGTAGGTGCGCCGCGTGATCTCGACGATGCGGCGGATTTTCTTGCCCGCGCCCGCCTCGGTCGCGAGCACGCCCGACGCCTCCTGGATGAACGCCTCCGCGTCCTGCTCGAGCAGGCTCGCGTAGAGGTCCTCCTTGTTGCGGAAGTGCGAGTAGAGGGTGGTCCGCGAGCAGCCCGCCTCCCGGGCGACCTCGTCCATCGT contains:
- a CDS encoding enoyl-CoA hydratase/isomerase family protein, which translates into the protein MSESLTLLEETAGSALLTLNRPQKRNALSRALRDEIVRRLDELGKNDAIRVVVLTGAGPAFCAGFDRTELLGGDEMAEVFADATEYHRRVYTFAKPLIAAANGPALGGGCDLAAMCDFRLAASTAVFGQPQVRFGAPVAYDLMRAILGTGTAREMCLTGRRYDAREALAIGLVNRVVEPAELLETAKALAGEIAALPDGMAGAAKRSFLAQQPPLFES
- a CDS encoding sterol desaturase family protein, translated to MSATESTNPHSSEAGRREAKRQEMMAKVPDRYSGRAHWAFINVTTLLGIGFCLALLESPVWWEWLFVPGFFVFANGFEWWIHRGPMHHPTRGLRILYERHTLQHHVFYPDDDMAFREPRELFYVLFPPLALPMLLVVNLPIPLLLGTLVSANIAWLFFLSVLAYYFVYEWFHYAHHLRRDSWLGRRALVGWLRTQHTRHHELARMEKGNFNVSFPLWDWILGTMLPENGADRAPS
- a CDS encoding zinc-binding dehydrogenase, which translates into the protein MSGGVRARAAVAHARGEPLRIEEVMVRDPGPGEVRVRIAACGICASDLHVWRTGEGIGFPAVLGHEAAGRIEAVGLGVVEPAVGQGVVIAWTPRCGRCRACRAGRPHVCAGITTNAQDGSLSLGGVQLGRYMNVSGLAERVVVPAGSVVSVPDRVPLEDACLVGCGVATGFGAAANTGGARWGESVAVFGCGGVGLSAVQGARVAGAARIVAVDPIRSRLALAGRLGATDLVSPEDGDPVAAIQSIIEGGVDLAVEAVGSGTVARQAFDALAPGGRAIVAGLTGFAEEIRVPVVSLLLDKSLSGTIYGSVDPPRDFQRIFELLVREQIRIEPMAGPDYPLEKVNDALEALASGRAVRPRVRFDEEA
- a CDS encoding alcohol dehydrogenase catalytic domain-containing protein, translating into MKAVRLYEGPEVRVEDTPEPEVGTGQIRVAVQAAGVCGTDLHAAYGRLPVPTLPVIMGHEGAGIVEAVGEGVSDLREGDRVLLLPSETCGACPACEAGHLGLCPGARIFGMARDGTFAERIAVPASCALPLPAEIPFEHGAILADAVATAYHAVAARAGITGGERIAVVGCGGVGHHAILLARLLGAKTIVAADASPGALRRAEQAGADVTVDVNAANPRKAIRQAAGGGGPDLVIEYAGRKASVELALASVARGGRVIVGGVGMESPELGALVSFVGKEIGVLGSMGYTRAELERVVELTATGRLDLSGSITARYPLDRAAEALDDLASRRNDPVRLALLPGASS
- a CDS encoding AMP-binding protein is translated as MIHPYAHYPARAARRWPERVALVDGERRRTYRELDERATRLARALIGLGLAPGERVAVVQENRIEYVETVIAIARAGGALAPLLGALTGGEHAFMVRDAEARFVVALGADAIPRAREAAGESASVLALAAGEGASDLASLAEAEPAEPLAIDRLDRPPGSLAQILYTSGTTGHPKGVTHSYASVAAAMGAWASAFGVGPDDRLLGQLALSHFGGRAMDTCWVAGATLVILPGPDPKSMLGAVAEHRVTMILLIPTLLRMLLDHPDAAVADLSSLRAVVYAAAPAAPALVRRSLERLGPVLYTGFGQTEAYGLNTFMDPAEHVAALEAGGERLTSVGRECTAFAQVRICAEDGNELPPGEVGEICVCAPWTTPGFWKRPELDRERLSDGWLRTGDLGRMDAQGYVFLADRKEDKIITGGFNVYPAEIEGALAEHPAVAECAVFAIPDAKWGEAVRAAVTLRPGHTVDPEDLVAFCKEHLARFKVPKAIDVREELPKTGVGKILRRALREPWWKDQERGVHGAE
- a CDS encoding citrate/2-methylcitrate synthase, producing the protein MPGPPRRHVGQYVASGDWSDYWTTRISRAESGKISVRGYPIEELIEHLSYSEAAFLLLRGELPDEREASLFDLALRSGMDQQLINSAACAARYTASAFPDSPVPALASGILASGSVTGSPQEPAEMLIEAVGWGLSDEEAASRALDTWLERRGAVPGLGHPMHKEAEPRAVTLRRLAALRDGWREHGRLLDAIEGELERRKRRHIPINLAGALGALLADLGFDPLAIGGIGALGYGMALLAHIVEEIREGVPLRIIPDALGAHYAGPAERHLPADRRRGRK
- a CDS encoding enoyl-CoA hydratase-related protein, with translation MNIRFECEGAVALLTIDRPKVHNALDLETSDALVDAWARFRDDDALRVAILTGAGERAFCAGADLRAVGDFYKKLTSAQRLRRSEQVPGLGGITKNLAIDKPIIAAVNGHCLAGGLEIALACDLRLASENATFGLPEVTRGIIPGAGGTQRLPRLIGPERALDLILTGRRIDAREAERMGLVTRVVPLGELRREALSVASAVAQNGPLAVRAAKAAVWRGLDVPLEEGLRLEQLLAEPVRQSEDAQEGPRAFLEKRKPEFKGR
- a CDS encoding OB-fold domain-containing protein, whose protein sequence is MRDPQPPLPSPDALTAPFWEACRRGRLEVPACADCGHRFLPAGPCCPRCWSPRLASHEVSGRGCIFSFVVYRRTYHPGMPAPYVVALIELDEGPRLISNIVGCAPEEVAVDMPVQLRFEEAGDFNLPRFTPVPVEGGNP
- a CDS encoding thiolase family protein, coding for MTRRAVIAGMGHTEFGKLEGRTAWHLEAEAAAAAVADAGLQPSDVDGLLTDPGPSQGILDGITPHFLRLGAQLGLDPDYTGSEILGGAGSVTIVERAALAVEAGLCEVCLCIYGDSPLSSAGAFQYGRGDEAAFGLFGAVGLHALAARRHMHLYGTRSEQLGEVAVAARAHAARTPHAQKRRPITMKDYLASEPLVEPLRKLDCCLVSDGAAAVVVTSEERAGDLRHPAVRILGHAQAHSLSTYSSPGHFEVLPAARCGPKAFARAGVTAADVDVALLYDCFTIVVLLQLEDYGFCKKGESGPFVEGGRIGPGGSLPVNPSGGLLAEGYGSGMLHVIEAVRQLRGEAGERQIPDAEVALVSGHGLAMNTHATLVLGS
- a CDS encoding acyl-CoA dehydrogenase family protein, whose amino-acid sequence is MAFPRWTEEHHAFRQSVRRFAEEEIRPFAEKWQAEGWFPDELFRKAGEVGLLGVRFDPKWGGSGLDYWYTVILVEELVRGRDIGCVVGLLVQCEMATAVIHDHGTDALRKEWLVPAITGERIAALGVSEPSGGSDVASLQTTAKVDGDDFVINGSKIFISNGARADFVTLAVRTGGPGPDGVSLVVCPTDAKGFQVGRRLQKVDLHSTDTAELFFDDVRIPRRNLIGEEGRGFRYIMGAFQGERLVLSVMMNALCDDVLRETLAYLAERKAFGRPIASMQAWRHRMADWMTRLEASRALTYRAAEQLATGDPEGELTVSMSKLYGADLIRGLILDCAHAFGGYGFMEENYVARCSRGVQNWGIGAGTSEVMREIIAKRRMPAGPA
- a CDS encoding acyl-CoA dehydrogenase family protein, with the protein product MVSFALSDTIQAVRELMHKFAENEIRPVAPEHDEEESFPWKVLEKAREIGILLDYARPAEESENDRAENPMAAERNLLSAVAAEELGWGCAGITIAIQGTAFAAAPVQMMGSPEQRAVFGECLEGRDEEGHLKVASLALTEPDAGSDLSRVATTAVKDGDHYVLGGRKQFATNGSIASVYVVWASIDPSAGRAGLRAFVVPRGTPGLIPGKKERKLGIRASDTAGLSLEDCRVPAAQMLEPRRSGRGGAKGVLDATRPMVGALSLGVARAALEVATQHARERVQFGEPIAKKQGVAFQLADMAMEIEAARGLVWKAVWMADHGISNAAIAAMSKAKAAAVAMDTTTKAIQILGGYGFCRDYPVEKWFRDAKIMDIFEGTGQIQRTIIAQDLTGLDCK
- a CDS encoding TetR/AcrR family transcriptional regulator; this translates as MMTAEPDRLPAQPPDTRDGILEAARRRFLRFGARKTTMDEVAREAGCSRTTLYSHFRNKEDLYASLLEQDAEAFIQEASGVLATEAGAGKKIRRIVEITRRTYARNHVMRLALAGDAEMSLEPVAHAFTRDQERRIVALLRQVLEEGVEEGSLRSLDTERVAYLMFHLGRFLVERETAGIGDYPFDEIVALMDEVFARGIGKPRSKRR